GCTGGATCTGGCCCTTCCCCGCCGGGTGAAACCGGCCCTGGGCAGCGTGAGCTACGCGGAGCTGCAGCAGGGCAGCTTCGAGCTCCAGGGGCGGCGGTTGCGCTGTGCCCCCGCCCACAGCCCGCGGCTGGCCGCCTCGATCACCGATCGGCTGATCGGCCTGCTGCAGAGCGGTGACTTCCCCCTTCGGCTGCCGGCCCTGCCCCTGGGCTCGCGGCCAGGCCTGGTGCCCCTCGATCCTTGAAGCCAGGCCGCGAGGGTGGGAGGGCGATCCGGAAACCCCGCTTAAGCTCCGGCCCAGGAATTTCCGCCGGAGCGCGCCCTTGATCGCCATGGCAGACGAGAACCAGAGCCCTGCCACCCCGGCAGGGGAGCAGCCCCAGGAGCGGCCCGCCAGCGAGCTGGCCACCGAGCGCGCCACCGAGCCCGTCGAGGCCATGGCGAGCCCCCCTGAGCAGAACTCCCCTGAGCAGCCTTCTGCGGGGGAGCCGTCCTCCGAAGCTCCCTCCCCGGAACCCGTCGCCGCGGGGGAGCCGACCCCAACTCCACCTGCGGCCAGCCCCGCCCCGGAACCCGGCGTCGCCGCCACCGTGAGCGTGCCGCCCCTGGAGGGCAGCCCGGACAGCGGCGAGGCCGGCGGCGAATGGCACCTGCTGACCGGCAAGGTGCAGGCCTGGCTGAGCCGCGGCCAGCTGCAGGAGTTCTGGCAGAGCGCGCGCACACCCCTGATGGCCCTGCTGGCGGTGGTGGCCGCCGTGCTGGTGCTTCGGGTCTATGCCGCCCTGCTGGCCGCCCTCGATGGCCTGCCGCTGGTGCCCGGTCTGCTGGAACTCGTGGGGGTGATCTGGATCCTGCGCCACGGGCTGCCGAAGCTGCTGCACAGCAGCGAGCGCGAGCAGCTGATGCAGCAGCTCCAGCGCCGCTGGAATGCCTTCCTCGGCAGGAGCTGACGCCGAGGGCCGGTTGATAGCTTGACCCGAACACGTCAGTTTCCGGTGGACATCCAGCTCGGCCGCTCCCGCACCGTCCGTCGTGCCTACGGCATCGACGAGATCGCCCTGGTGCCCGGCGGCCGCACGGTGGATCCGGCGGTGACCGACAGCAGCTGGACCCTCGGGGGCATCAGCCGCGAGATCCCGATCATCGCCAGTGCCATGGACGGCGTGGTGGATGTGGGCATGGCCGTGGAGCTCACCCGCCAGGGCGCCCTGGGGGTGCTGAACCTGGAGGGGGTGCAGTGCCGCTACGACGACCCCAACCCCGTGCTCGATCGCATCGCGGCCGTGGGCAAGGAGGCGTTCGTTCCGCTGATGCAGGAGCTCTACAGCCAGCCCGTGCGGGAAGACCTCATCGCCAAGCGGATCGGCCAGATCAAGGAGAAGGGCGGCATCGCCGCCGTGAGCGCCACGCCGGTGGCGGCCATCCGCTTCGGCAAGGCGATCGCCGAGGCGGGCGCCGATCTCTTCTTCGTGCAGGCCACGGTGGTGAGCACCGAGCACATCGGTCCGGAGGGCCAGGCAAGCCTCGACCTGGAGGCCCTCTGCCGCGATTTCGGCGTGCCGGTGGTGATCGGCAACTGCGTCACCTACGAGGTGGCCCTGAAGCTGATGCGGGCCGGAGCCGCCGGCGTGATGGTGGGCATCGGCCCCGGTGCGGCCTGCACCAGCCGCGGCGTGCTGGGCATCGGCATCCCCCAGGCCACCGCCGTGGCCGACTGCGCCGCTGCCCGTGACGACCACGCCGCTGCCACCGGCCGCTACGTGCCGGTGATCGCCGATGGCGGCATCGTGACCGGCGGCGACATCTGCAAGTGCCTGGCCTGCGGCGCCGACGCTGTGATGATCGGTTCACCGATCGCCCGCGCCGCCGAAGCTCCGGGCCGGGGCTTCCACTGGGGCATGGCCACCCCGAGCCCGGTGCTGCCCCGCGGCACCCGCATCAACGTGGGCACCACCGGCAGTCTGGAGAAGATTCTGCGGGGCCCCGCCGGCCTCGACGATGGCACCCAGAACCTCCTGGGCTGCATCCGCACCTCCATGGGCACCCTCGGGGCCCGCACCCTCAAGGAAATGCAGCAGGTGGAGGTGGTGGTGGCTCCCTCGCTGCTCACCGAAGGCAAGGTGTACCAGAAAGCCCAGCAGCTGGGGATGGGCAAGTAAGTCGTATGTTGAAACCGTGGGGGCTTCACAGCTCACACACTCCTCACACCCTCCGGCCCGGCACGTCCGGGCCTTTTGTCCTTAAAGCCCTGCAACGCTTGGCTGCTCCGGTCTGAGGAGATCCGGAGCACCCTTGCTAGATTGCGGGAACCCTGACCCCCACAAGGATGTCCAGCGCAGCCGCCGTCACCGACGCTTCCTTTGAGCAAGACGTGCTGAAGAGCGATGTCCCTGTGCTGGTTGACTTCTGGGCCCCCTGGTGTGGCCCCTGCCGCATGGTGGCGCCGATCGTGGATGAAATCGCCAAGGAATTCGAGGGTCAGATCAAGGTCTTCAAGCTGAACACTGACGAAAACCCCAACGTCGCCAGTCAGTACGGAATCCGCAGCATTCCCACCCTGATGGTGTTCAAGGGCGGCCAGAAAGTGGACACCGTGGTCGGTGCCGTGCCCAAGACCACCCTCTCCGGAACCATCACCAAATACCTCTGAACCCCGTGCCGAGCCCGCGGCCGTGAGCGGCCTTCCCTCTCCCTGCAGCGCCGCTGAACGTGGTGGAGGCACCAGCCCCATTGATGCCCTCGCCGAAGCGATCGAAGGCCATCCCCAGCGTCGGCTGATCGACAGGGCCCTGGTGTCCCTGCTCTCCCTGTGCCGCCACGAGTCCGAACCCGAGGCCTGGCACATGGTGGAGGGCACCCTTGCCGACATCAGCGAGGCCCTCGATGTGTTCCGCCCTCAGCGGGACGTGCGCAAGGTGTCGGTGTTCGGCTCCGCCCGCACCACCGCCGACGACCCCAGCCATGCCCTGGCGCGGGAGCTGGCTGAGGAGGCGGTGGCGGCCGGCTTCGAGGTGATCACCGGCGCCGGCGGCGGCATCATGGAGGCCGCCAACCTCGGGGCCGGCTGCGAGCACAGCATCGGCCTGAACGTGGATCTGCCCTTCGAGCAGCATCCCAACCCCGTGGTGAGCAGCTGCAATGGCCGCTTGCTCCACTTCCGCTACTTTTTCACCCGCAAGCTGTTCTTCCTGCGGGAGAGCGATGCTCTGGTGGTGCTGCCCGGAGGCTTCGGCACCCTCGATGAACTGTTCGAGTCCCTCACCCTGATCCAGACGGGACGAACACCGCCGATGCCCCTGGTGCTGCTGGCGCCACCGGACGATCCCTTCTGGCTCAGCTGGCACGAGCACAGCCTGGCCACGATGCGCCAGCGCGGGCTGATTTCACCGGAGGATTCCTCCCTGCTGTTCCTCACCCAGAGTGCCCGCGAGGCCATGGAGCAGATCGGCCGCTTCTACCGCGTGTACCACGCTGCCGCCCTTCGGCAGGACCGGGTGGAGCTGCTGCTCAACCATGCGGTGCCCCCGCCGGCGCTGGATCAGCTCAACCGCGACTATGACGATCTGGTGGATCAGGGCGTGATCCAGGCCGCCGAAACCATCGACGAGCGCGGCTTCCTGCGGCCCTGCCTCCGCTTCCACTTCGACAAGCGCCGCATGGGCCGGCTCTACCAGCTCATCGACAGCCTCAACGGGCTGGACCTGCCGGACGCCATCCCCGCGCTGCGATGACCCGCATCGGTCTGATCGATTACGGCATGGGCAACCTGCATTCGGTGCAACGGGCCTTCGAGCGCCTCGGCGCCAGCCTGGTGCCGGTGCACGGGGCCGACGCCATGGAGACCTGCGACGCCCTGGTGCTGCCGGGCGTGGGTGCCTTCGACCCCGCCATGGAGCGCCTGGAGCACAGCGGCCTGGCCACCGCCATCCGGCGCTGGTGCGCGGCGGGGCGTCCCCTGCTGGGGATCTGCCTGGGCCTGCAGCTGCTGTTCGAGGGCAGCGACGAGGGCAGCGCCGCCGGCCTGGGGGTCATTCCCGGCCGGGTGAAGGCCCTGCCCCGCAAACCCGGCCACCCGATTCCCCACATGGGCTGGGAGCCCCTGGTGCCGGGGAGCCCGAGTCCGCTGCTGCCGGCGGACGCCCCCGAGGCCTGGGTCTATTTCGTGCACTCCTTTGCAGCCGTGCCTGCCGATCCGGCCTGCACCACGGCCCGGGTGGACTTCGCGGGTGAGCGGATCACCGCCGCGGTGTGGCAGGGCCGCATCGGAGCCTGCCAGTTCCACCCCGAAAAGTCGGCCCTGGCCGGCCAGGCGATGCTGCAGCGCTGGCTCCACTGGCTCACGGAGCAGGCGGGCAGGGGAGACGCGGCAGCGGAGCCATGACCCTGCGGCTGAGCGGCGGCCGCAAGCTCCAGAGTCCCCCCGGCGACAGGGCCAGGCCCACGGCATCCCGGGTGCGCCTGGCGGTGATGAACCTGCTGGCCCGTGAGCTGCGTGGCGCAGCCTGGCTGGATCTGTTCAGCGGCAGCGGCGTGATGGCCTGTGAGGCCCTGCAACGGGGAGCCCGCCGGGTGGTGGCGGTAGAACAGGATCCGCGCATCGCGGCGGTGGCCCGCCACAACCTTCATCTGGTTCAGACCGGCGAGGCGAACCGGAACGATGGAAGGCCGGCGCCCCAGGTGGAGCTCCACGGCGGCGAAGCCATCCGCTGGCTGCAGCGGGGTTGCCCCGGTGAGCCCTTCACGATCATCTATGCCGATCCGCCCTATGCCGCCGGGCTCTATGGCGACCTGGCCCGGGCGGTGGCGGCGGGGGGCTGGCTGGCTGAGGGCGGCTGCCTGGTGCTCGAGTGCGCCACAGCTGATTGTCCCGCCACGCCCGAGGGGTGGCGGGACAGGGACCGCCGCCGTTACGGCACCACCACGGTGATTCTTCTGGAGCCGGATACCGGGGGCAGCGCCCTGCAGAGCTGAAATCCGGGCTTCAGACGTCCAGCACGCTGCCGCGGCGGTACTGGTTCCAGGCCGCCACGAACAGGCCGAGCAGCGTCACCGGGATCAGACCGAGCACGATGCCGCAGAGCAGGGGTTCGATCATGGGAGCGCAGGGGAGGGCTTTCGCGCCACAATCTTCCCATGCCTGCCCACCGTTCTCCCGTACCGGGTCCCAGCGGATCGCGACCGCCGATCCAGCCTCCCCGCTCCAGGACGCTCCCTGGAGCGGTCGCTGGAGCAGGCTCGGGATCAGGCGATCAGAACCCCGTTCTGACCCACCAACCCCAGGCGTCGCGATGAACAGCCAGATCGTCCAACCCGCCATGCCCCGCGGCCTGGTGGCCGCCCTGGTGCTGGCGGCCGCCACCGCCTGCGTGGTGCTGGCTCTGCTGGTGCTGCCGGCAGCCCGCACCGATCCCTACACCCGCCAGACCCTGGAGCTGCGGGGGTCGGTGGAACATGGGGCCCGGCTGTTCCGGCTCAACTGCGCCGGCTGCCACGGCATCGCCGCCCAGGGGCTGGTGGGTCCCGATCTGCATGGGGTGTCCCAGCGCAAGAGCCAGCGCCAGCTCATCCAGCAGGTGGTGAGCGGCCGGACCCCGCCGATGCCTCGCTTCCAGCCCGAGCCCCAGGCCATGGCCGACCTGCTGGCCTACCTGAACGGACTGGTGTGAAGCCGCCCCTGGTGGTGGTGCTGGTGGAACCGGCGGGAGCCCTCAACGTGGGCAGCGTGGCCCGGCTCTGTGCCAACTTCGCGGTGCAGCAGCTCCGTCTGGTGTCCCCCCGCTGCGATCCGTTCGGGGAGGAGGCCCGCCGCATGGCCGTGCATGGGGCGTCCGTGCTCGATCAGGCCGCGCTCCATCCGGATCTGGCCTCCGCCGTGGCCGATTGCCACCGCGTGGTGGCCACCAGCGGCCGCCGCGACGGCGAACCCCTGCCACTGCAGGGCCCCGAGACCAGCCTGGCCTGGCTGTCCGGCGGCCCCTGCGATCAGACGGTGGCGCTGGTGTTCGGCCGCGAGGACCGGGGGCTGAGCAATGGGGAACTGCTCCAGGCCGGCCACCTGCTCACCCTGCCCACGGCCGCGGCCTACACCTCCCTGAACCTCTCCCATGCCGTGGCGCTGGCCCTGCACGCCTGGCATGGGCAGGTGCAGAGGACAGCACATGCCGCCGAACCACCTGAAGAGGTTCTCGAACCCTGCCGCCGCGGCGAGCTGGAGGCGCTGGTGGCTGACGCCGAAGCTCTCCTGCTGGAGGTGGGATTCCTCTATCCCCACACGGCCGATGCCCGCATGGCCAAGGTGCGGGCGCTGCTGCAGCGGGGCGGGATCAGCAGCGGCGAGGTCGCCCTGCTGCGCGGCATGGTGCGCCAGTTGCGCTGGGCCAGCCGTCAGGGCGCCAACCCCCCCGGCTGCAGCCCGGCAGCTCCCTCCTAGCGTCGTGACCTTCGCCGCCTGCCTCCATTGACTGCTGGCCGCCCACCCGAGCCCCCGCGCACCGGCTGGGGCCACCCGCTGCGGTTGCTGCTGCGTCTCACCGTGATGGGCATCGGGCTGGGGGTGCTGGCGGGCACGGGGCTCAAGCTGCTGGCTCCCCACCTGGCCACCGGCGCGGTGGATGCTCCGAAGCTCGACCCCGGCAACCAGGCTTCGGCCAGCACCCTGGATCCGGGGCGTTTCGAGCCGAAGAAGAAGCTCACCGCCCTGAGCGAGTCCTGGGCCCGCCTGGCGGCTGCCCAGCAGGGGCTTCAGGCCAGCGGCTTCCTGCTGGTGCTGGATGACGGTCGCTATGCCGAACTGCAGGCCGATCAGGCCCTGCCCGCCGCCAGCTCGATCAAGACCCCCATCCTGCTGGCGGGCCTGGAGGATGTGGACGCGGGCAAGATCCGCTGGAACGAGCCCCTGCCCCTCACCAAGGAGGTGGTGGGGGGTGGCGCCGGCTGGATGGCCAGCAGGCCGGTGGGCACCCGCTTCCCCTTCTTCGAATCGGCCACCGAGATGATCCGGGTGAGCGACAACAGCGCCACCAACCTCCTGATCAAGCGTCTGGGGGGCAAGGAGAAGCTCAACGCCCGCTTCCAGGCCCTGGGACTGCCGGCCACGGTGATCAACAACTGGCTGCCGGATCTCGAGGGCACCAACACCACCAGCGCCCGCGACCTGGCCAAGTCGATCGCCCTGGTGGACACCGGCGAGACACTGAGTCCGCGGGCTCGGGATCTGTTTCGCGAGATCATGGGCACCTCCCGCACCAACACCCTGATCCCGCTCGGACTGCTTCAGGGCCTGGGCAAGGACGCCGCAGACCCGGACAGCGAACTGCTGAGCTTCGGCGTCACCGTGTACAACAAGACCGGCGACATCGGCATCGCCTACTCCGACGCCGCCCTGATCCATCTCCCCACCGGCCAGCGGGCCGTGGCCGCCTTCATGGTGAAGGGGCCGTTCAACGACCCGCGCTCCGCCGAGCTGATCCGCTCGATGGCCGCCGAAACCGCCAAAACCCTCGTGGGCCGCCGATGATCTCCCCGCTCCGTCTCCTGCTCTCCACGGCCACCGGCGTGGTCGCCGCCACGGGCCTGGTGCTGCCCACGGGGGCGGCACCAGCGGCGGCCCCGGCGGCTCCGGCTCCGGCGCCCCCCATGCTCCGCTCCCAGACGGTGGCCCCCCTCCCCGGCGGCCTGGACACCGTGCTGGTGGTGAACGACAACAATCCGGAGCTGATCACGGGGCCGGGGATCCTGCTCTCCACCTTCCCCGGCCGGGGCCGCGGCGTGCCCGAGGCCCATCTGGATGTGCCCCTCAGCGGCAGCTTCGATCTGTTCAGCCACCACGTGTATGCCGGCAAGCCGGACACCCTCGACTCCACCCTGTGGCTGGCGGTGGTGGCCCAGCCGCGGGGGCCGAAGCCGGTGACCCTGCGCCTGCTCGGAGGCTCCACCGCCCTGTCGCAGTCGCTCGATCCGGCCATGGCGGGCGCCCCGTTCCTGCCCCTGCCGCCCCTGCTGGAGGAAACCACCACCCCGGCCTACGCCGGACCGGGCAGCCGGGTGGCGGGCGAACTGCTGGCCCGCCGGCGCAGCCCTGAACTGGCGCGCGAATGGACCCTCGCCCCGGACCAGCCGAGCACCCTGGTGGTGCTGCCCTTGCCGGTGCGGGGGCTCGATCCCCTGCTGAACGGCCGCAACCTGCAGATGCGCCTGCTCAGCAGCGGTCCGGTGAGCCTGGCCACCCTGGCCGCCTTCGGACCCAACGATGCCCCGCCCCCGGCCGACACCTGGGCCCGCCTGCTGGACGGAGGGCTCAGTCCGAAGGAGCACACGCCCACGCCGCGGGGGGCCAGCGGCCGGATCATCTACTCCAGGGTCAGCGGCGTGCAGGTGGGCAGCGTCTGGAGGGGCACGATCACCGCCCCGGACAAGGCCTGGCTGCCGGCCAGCGCCGCGCCGATCTCCTGGCCGATCGCCTCGCTCGAGCGCGGCACCCTGGGCACCGGCCAGGTGCAGACCGCCGAACTGAAGGCCTTCTATCCCGGCACCGCCTGGGCCGCCCACGGCAACTACGGGGTCGAGTATGACCTCACCATCCCGCTGCGCAACACCGGCACCACTCCCGTGCAGCTGCAGCTTGCCCTGGAGTCGCCCATCAAGGGCGATCAGCCCCAGGGCGGACTGCGCTTCAACACCACCCCCGCCAAGGCCGTGATGTTCCGGGGGCCGGTGGAGGTGAGCGGCCTGGATGGCCCCGGCGGACGGACCAGCGGCCGCCGCCGCTTCCATCTGGTGCAGCGGGCCGGCGATCCAGGGCCGGCCCTGGGCACCGTGAGCCTGGCGCCGGGCGCCCACCGCAGCCTGCGGGTGCGGCTCATCTACCCGGCCGACGCCACCCCGCCCCAGGTGCTCAGCCTGTTGCCTGTGAAACAATCCCCTCCGACCCCAGCCAGCCGCCAACCGTGACGCAAGCCCGCAAGCGCCGGGTCTTCCCCTTCACCGCGATCGTGGGGCAGGAGGAGATGAAGCTGGCCCTGCTGCTGAATGTCATCGATCCCCGCATCGGCGGGGTGATGATCATGGGCGACCGGGGCACGGGCAAGAGCACCACGATCCGCGCCCTGGCCGATCTTCTTCCCGAGATCCCCGTGGTCGCGGGCGATCCCTACAACAGCTCCCCCGACGATCCGGATCTGCAGAGCGCCGAGGTGCGCCAGCGGGCCGAGCAGGGGGAACAGCTGCCGGTGGAGCAGCGCCAGGTGCCGATGGTGGACCTGCCCCTGGGCGCCACCGAAGACCGCCTCTGCGGCACCATCGACATCGAGAAGGCCCTCAGCGAGGGGGTGCGCGCCTTCGAGCCCGGTCTGCTGGCCAAGGCCAACCGCGGCCTGCTCTACGTGGATGAGGTGAACCTGCTGGACGACCACCTGGTGGACGTGCTGCTGGATTCGGCCGCCTCGGGCTGGAACACGGTGGAGCGGGAGGGCGTGAGCGTGCGGCACCCGGCCCGTTTCGTGCTGATCGGCTCGGGCAACCCCGAAGAGGGGGAGCTGCGGCCCCAGCTGCTGGATCGCTTCGGCATGAGCGTGGAGGTGCGCACCGTGCGCGATCCCGAACTGCGGGTGCAGGTGGTGGACCAGCGCACCGCCTTCGACAACGATCCCGACGGCTTCAACGCCGCGGTGCAGACCACACAGGACACCCTGCAGGCCCGGGTGGTGGAGGCCCAGAACCGCCTGCCCCAGGTGCAGATCGACGACGACCTGCGCATCCGCATCTCCGCCGTGTGCGGTGAGCTCGACGTGGACGGCCTGCGCGGCGACATCGTGACCAACCGGGCCGCCCGCGCCCTGGCCGCCTTCGAGGGCCGCACCGAGGTGACCGAAGACGACGTGGCCCGGGTGGCCGCCTGCTGCCTGCGCCACCGCCTGCGCAAGGATCCCCTGGAACAGATCGACTCCGGCGAGCGGGTGGTGAAGGTGTTCTGCAAGGTGTTCGACCGCCCCGACGCCAGCGACCGGAGCCAGTTCGAACTGGCCCTGGTGGCCTAGGGACGGGCCCGGCCCGGTGCGCATCCTCGGCATCGATCCGGGCCTGGCCCGGGTGGGTTACGGCGTGATCGAGGTGCAGGAGCAGCCGGGAGCCACGGCCCAGCCCCAGCAACTGCTCGACTGCGGCATCCTCCGCACCGATGCCGGCCGCAGCGAGGGAGAGCGGATGGTGGAGATCGCCGCCGACCTGCGGGTGCTGCTGCGGCGCTGGCAGCCCCAGCTGGCGGTGGTGGAGAAGTTCTTCTTCTACCGCTCCAGCACCACCATCGCCGTGGTGCAGGCACGGGGCGTGGTGATCATGACCCTGGCCCGCTTCCAGGTGCCGGTGATGGAGCTGCCGCCGATGCAGATCAAGCAGGCCCTCACCGGCAACGGCCATGCCGAGAAGGCCGAAGTGCTCGAGGCCGTGATGCGGGAGCTGGCGCTCGAAGCCCCTCCACGACCGGACGATGCCGCCGATGCCCTCGCAGCCGCCCTCACGGGCTGGTTCCAGCGGTGATGCCCCATCCCGAGTCCCCGTCTGCCTCTGCGGCCCGGAAGCGTCAGCTGCGGCGGCAGTTCCGTGAACGGCGCCGCAGCCTGCTGCCGGCCTGCGCCGGGGCACTCGCGGAGGTGCTGGCCGCCCAGGTGCCCGCTCTGCTGGCGGCGGCAGCGCCACGCGATCCCACCCAGCCAGCAGAGAGCGGCTGGCTGGGCCTGTACTGGCCCCTGCCGGGCGAGCCCGATCTGCGGCCGGTGCTGCAGGGGTCAGCAGCCTGCCGCGGCCGTCTGGCCCTGCCGGCGATCGCAGCCGGCCGCCTGCACTATCGCCCCTGGCAACCGGGCACCGAGCTGCAGGCCGATGCCTGTGGCATTCCAGCTCCCCCGGCCGCCGCCGGCGATCTGGCCGCCTCCGACCTGCGGCTGATCCTGGTGCCGGCGCTGGCCGTCGACCGGCGCGGCATCCGCCTCGGCTATGGCGGTGGCTGGTACGACCGGCTGCGCAGCGACCCCGACTGGCGACGGGTGGAGGCCCTGGCGGTGCTGCCCCAGGGCTGCGTGGTCGATCGGCTGCCGCAGGAGCCCTGGGACATCCCGATGGATGGGTGGATCAGCGAGGCAGGCCTCACCCGGCTGTGTCGCGAACCTTGACAAAGCCGCAACAGGACTGGGACTGGCCATGAACCTCTGCGAAGATCGCCCCATTGCTCATTTCGCCCCGTGACGATGACCGCCGGATCCCTGTCCATGGCGAGCTCCTCGCCAGCCGGGGCGCCCAGCGCCGCCGAGCGGGTTCTGGCCTCGGAGCTGGCGGGTCGCAGCGACAGCCACGACGCCCTGTCGATGATGGTCACCTCCATGCTGCGGATGGTGCAGGCCGGCAAAACGCGCGAGAGTCGCTGGAAAGACTCCTGAGCCCTGTCCTGAATCCCCGGCGAACCATGGTCCTGCCCTCGCTTCTCTCCGCCCGGGGCCTGAGCCCTCTGGTCGCGGCCGCTGCCCTTGGTTTCACCGTGGCTGGGCCGTCGCCGGTGTGGGGCCACGCCATCGAGAGCAGTCTCGAGAGGATCACGGCCCTCAACGACGAGCTGATGCTGGAGAGCCGCTTCAGCAACGGCGAACCCGCCGATGACGCCGTGGTGCGGCTGCTTCCCCCAGGCGGAGAGCCGATCGAGGTGGGCCGCACCGATGCCAGCGGCCGCATCCGTTTCAGCCTGCCCAGCCCGGCCGCCAAGGACTGGGAGGTGCAGGTGGACCGCGGGCCCGGCCACCGCGACTATCTGGAGCTGAACGAAACCGGCAGCGCCGCCCCCAGCCTGGGCCTGCGCCCGGCAGCGCCGGTGCGGACAGCGATCAGCAACCCTGGGCTGGTGAACGATCCCTGGGTCCTCCTGGCGGGCCTCACCCTCATCGGCGGGGGCGCAGCAGGCATGCTGGCGCTGCGTCGCCGTTTCTGAATGGCCGAGCCCAAACCGGGGGCCACGGGCAGCCCCGCCCTGGACAGCATCGTGGCGCGCCTGGCCGGCACCTCCGATCCCAGGCGCCGGTACGAATACGTGCTGTGGCTGGCCAAGAAGCTCGAACCCCTGCCGGAGGAATTCCGCACCGACACCTTCAAGGTGAAGGGGTGCGTGTCCCAGGTGTACGTGGTGGGCGAGCTGCAGGATGGCCACCTGCACTGGCGGGGCGACTCGGACGCCGCCATCACCAAGGGCCTGCTGGCCCTGCTGATCGAGGGTCTGGAGGGCCTCACCCCCGAACAGGCCGCGGCCATCGATCCCGCCTTCATCGCCGCCACCGGGCTGCAGGGCAGCCTCACGCCGTCGCGGGCCAACGGCTTCCTCAACATCATGGCGATGATGCAGGC
This sequence is a window from Cyanobium sp. PCC 7001. Protein-coding genes within it:
- a CDS encoding CAAD domain-containing protein; amino-acid sequence: MADENQSPATPAGEQPQERPASELATERATEPVEAMASPPEQNSPEQPSAGEPSSEAPSPEPVAAGEPTPTPPAASPAPEPGVAATVSVPPLEGSPDSGEAGGEWHLLTGKVQAWLSRGQLQEFWQSARTPLMALLAVVAAVLVLRVYAALLAALDGLPLVPGLLELVGVIWILRHGLPKLLHSSEREQLMQQLQRRWNAFLGRS
- a CDS encoding GuaB3 family IMP dehydrogenase-related protein — encoded protein: MDIQLGRSRTVRRAYGIDEIALVPGGRTVDPAVTDSSWTLGGISREIPIIASAMDGVVDVGMAVELTRQGALGVLNLEGVQCRYDDPNPVLDRIAAVGKEAFVPLMQELYSQPVREDLIAKRIGQIKEKGGIAAVSATPVAAIRFGKAIAEAGADLFFVQATVVSTEHIGPEGQASLDLEALCRDFGVPVVIGNCVTYEVALKLMRAGAAGVMVGIGPGAACTSRGVLGIGIPQATAVADCAAARDDHAAATGRYVPVIADGGIVTGGDICKCLACGADAVMIGSPIARAAEAPGRGFHWGMATPSPVLPRGTRINVGTTGSLEKILRGPAGLDDGTQNLLGCIRTSMGTLGARTLKEMQQVEVVVAPSLLTEGKVYQKAQQLGMGK
- the trxA gene encoding thioredoxin, whose amino-acid sequence is MSSAAAVTDASFEQDVLKSDVPVLVDFWAPWCGPCRMVAPIVDEIAKEFEGQIKVFKLNTDENPNVASQYGIRSIPTLMVFKGGQKVDTVVGAVPKTTLSGTITKYL
- a CDS encoding LOG family protein, with protein sequence MSGLPSPCSAAERGGGTSPIDALAEAIEGHPQRRLIDRALVSLLSLCRHESEPEAWHMVEGTLADISEALDVFRPQRDVRKVSVFGSARTTADDPSHALARELAEEAVAAGFEVITGAGGGIMEAANLGAGCEHSIGLNVDLPFEQHPNPVVSSCNGRLLHFRYFFTRKLFFLRESDALVVLPGGFGTLDELFESLTLIQTGRTPPMPLVLLAPPDDPFWLSWHEHSLATMRQRGLISPEDSSLLFLTQSAREAMEQIGRFYRVYHAAALRQDRVELLLNHAVPPPALDQLNRDYDDLVDQGVIQAAETIDERGFLRPCLRFHFDKRRMGRLYQLIDSLNGLDLPDAIPALR
- the hisH gene encoding imidazole glycerol phosphate synthase subunit HisH: MTRIGLIDYGMGNLHSVQRAFERLGASLVPVHGADAMETCDALVLPGVGAFDPAMERLEHSGLATAIRRWCAAGRPLLGICLGLQLLFEGSDEGSAAGLGVIPGRVKALPRKPGHPIPHMGWEPLVPGSPSPLLPADAPEAWVYFVHSFAAVPADPACTTARVDFAGERITAAVWQGRIGACQFHPEKSALAGQAMLQRWLHWLTEQAGRGDAAAEP
- the rsmD gene encoding 16S rRNA (guanine(966)-N(2))-methyltransferase RsmD translates to MTLRLSGGRKLQSPPGDRARPTASRVRLAVMNLLARELRGAAWLDLFSGSGVMACEALQRGARRVVAVEQDPRIAAVARHNLHLVQTGEANRNDGRPAPQVELHGGEAIRWLQRGCPGEPFTIIYADPPYAAGLYGDLARAVAAGGWLAEGGCLVLECATADCPATPEGWRDRDRRRYGTTTVILLEPDTGGSALQS
- the petG gene encoding cytochrome b6-f complex subunit V → MIEPLLCGIVLGLIPVTLLGLFVAAWNQYRRGSVLDV
- a CDS encoding cytochrome c; translation: MNSQIVQPAMPRGLVAALVLAAATACVVLALLVLPAARTDPYTRQTLELRGSVEHGARLFRLNCAGCHGIAAQGLVGPDLHGVSQRKSQRQLIQQVVSGRTPPMPRFQPEPQAMADLLAYLNGLV
- a CDS encoding RNA methyltransferase; protein product: MKPPLVVVLVEPAGALNVGSVARLCANFAVQQLRLVSPRCDPFGEEARRMAVHGASVLDQAALHPDLASAVADCHRVVATSGRRDGEPLPLQGPETSLAWLSGGPCDQTVALVFGREDRGLSNGELLQAGHLLTLPTAAAYTSLNLSHAVALALHAWHGQVQRTAHAAEPPEEVLEPCRRGELEALVADAEALLLEVGFLYPHTADARMAKVRALLQRGGISSGEVALLRGMVRQLRWASRQGANPPGCSPAAPS
- a CDS encoding serine hydrolase, whose protein sequence is MLLRLTVMGIGLGVLAGTGLKLLAPHLATGAVDAPKLDPGNQASASTLDPGRFEPKKKLTALSESWARLAAAQQGLQASGFLLVLDDGRYAELQADQALPAASSIKTPILLAGLEDVDAGKIRWNEPLPLTKEVVGGGAGWMASRPVGTRFPFFESATEMIRVSDNSATNLLIKRLGGKEKLNARFQALGLPATVINNWLPDLEGTNTTSARDLAKSIALVDTGETLSPRARDLFREIMGTSRTNTLIPLGLLQGLGKDAADPDSELLSFGVTVYNKTGDIGIAYSDAALIHLPTGQRAVAAFMVKGPFNDPRSAELIRSMAAETAKTLVGRR
- a CDS encoding DUF3370 domain-containing protein, which produces MISPLRLLLSTATGVVAATGLVLPTGAAPAAAPAAPAPAPPMLRSQTVAPLPGGLDTVLVVNDNNPELITGPGILLSTFPGRGRGVPEAHLDVPLSGSFDLFSHHVYAGKPDTLDSTLWLAVVAQPRGPKPVTLRLLGGSTALSQSLDPAMAGAPFLPLPPLLEETTTPAYAGPGSRVAGELLARRRSPELAREWTLAPDQPSTLVVLPLPVRGLDPLLNGRNLQMRLLSSGPVSLATLAAFGPNDAPPPADTWARLLDGGLSPKEHTPTPRGASGRIIYSRVSGVQVGSVWRGTITAPDKAWLPASAAPISWPIASLERGTLGTGQVQTAELKAFYPGTAWAAHGNYGVEYDLTIPLRNTGTTPVQLQLALESPIKGDQPQGGLRFNTTPAKAVMFRGPVEVSGLDGPGGRTSGRRRFHLVQRAGDPGPALGTVSLAPGAHRSLRVRLIYPADATPPQVLSLLPVKQSPPTPASRQP